One part of the Cystobacter ferrugineus genome encodes these proteins:
- a CDS encoding prealbumin-like fold domain-containing protein, translated as MSRQFIDTRRTWRLRGRAQDYQIVRNFGLAQEPEELVSASLLVAELDRWLSSTFTQRTLHELYEAVTGTPPVREPTLKDQRAAERIKSRLAEAFRRGELLALPAGPARLKKWPVPAPVRAPSPLLTIPLLEQIEQLIKPREEKKEEKKPTAWVEFELVDSEGEPLAGVGYKLTLPDGSTREGKVDAQGRVRVEGIEPGECVVTFPELDA; from the coding sequence GTGTCACGACAATTCATCGATACCCGGCGAACCTGGCGTCTGCGCGGCCGCGCGCAGGACTATCAGATAGTGAGGAATTTTGGCCTGGCCCAGGAGCCCGAGGAGCTCGTGTCGGCCAGTCTCCTGGTGGCCGAGCTGGATCGGTGGCTGTCCTCCACGTTCACCCAGCGCACGCTTCACGAATTGTACGAGGCCGTCACGGGCACTCCCCCAGTGAGGGAGCCGACGCTGAAGGATCAGCGGGCGGCCGAACGCATCAAGAGCCGCCTGGCCGAGGCCTTTCGCCGGGGAGAGCTGCTCGCGCTGCCCGCGGGGCCGGCGCGGCTCAAGAAGTGGCCGGTGCCCGCGCCGGTGAGGGCCCCGAGCCCGCTGCTCACCATTCCCCTGCTCGAGCAGATTGAGCAGCTCATCAAGCCGCGCGAGGAGAAGAAGGAGGAGAAGAAGCCCACGGCGTGGGTGGAGTTCGAGCTGGTGGACTCGGAAGGCGAGCCGCTCGCGGGCGTGGGCTACAAGCTCACCCTGCCGGACGGCTCGACGCGCGAGGGCAAGGTGGACGCCCAGGGACGGGTCCGCGTGGAGGGCATCGAGCCGGGAGAGTGCGTGGTCACCTTCCCGGAGCTGGACGCGTGA